In the genome of Candidatus Hydrogenedentota bacterium, the window GGGTACGCGCGCGCGTGCGCGGTCGATGAATTAGCAGAAGGGCGGGGCAAAACAGTGGTCGTTCGCGGCAACCGCATAGCGGTATTCCTTCACAATGGGCGCGTGTTCGCGCTGTCGAACGCGTGCCGTCACCAAGGCGGCCCCATCGGAGAAGGTCGCATCATCGACGGCTGCGTCACGTGCCCCTGGCACGGTTGGCAATACAATCCCGAAGATGGATGCAGCCCGCCGCCATTTGCGGAGGTCATACCGACGTTTGACGTACGAATCATCGATGGTTCCGTGTACGTAAGTCCGGTGGAAAACGGGTTGCGAAGCGCGTGCGCAGGCGCGGAAGTGAAGGCCTGACGCCATGCAAGCATCCAATGCGCACGACAACGAATTCTACATCGGCTATCTAAAGCAAGCGCCGCCGCGACATGCGAGGAGGCTCCGTGTACTGATTGCGATCTTGGCGTTGTCGCTGCCGTGCGTTACCGTGCTTGTGGCCGTTGCGCAAGCGGCATTCGATCGAGGGGCCTTCGAATTCGGCGTGGCGCGCAGCTTTGAAGGCGTGCTGTACGAAGACCCCGTACCCATGTTGCACGTCACGGCAAGCTCGCAAATGGCGGGACTGACCGCGAATTACCTGCTCGTGGGTTTTGGCAAGCAGGGTTTGCCTTCGTTCGCGCGCGGATTCGATGGTCAGAAGGTGCGGTTCAAGGGAAGTCTTATCCACCGGGACTCCACCGCGATGATTGAGATGAACGACCCCGAATCATTCGAGGTTCTGGGCGTACCGGCCGAACTCGAAAGTCGAGGTCGCGTCGAATCGCTGGGGCATGTTAAACTTGCCGGGGAATTGGTCGATACCAAGTGCTTCTTCGGGGTAATGCGGCCCGCAACGGGTAAGGTGCATCGCGCATGCGCGGTGCGGTGTCTGGAGGGCGGCGCCCCGCCGGGAATCTTGGTGCGCGATCTGCAAGGCAACGGGGTTGTTTACGTCCTTGCCGGCGCCGATGGCAAGCAATTGGAAGTCAATCCGCAGTGGGCGGCGTTGGGTGTGTCGGTAGAGGGCGAACTTGAACTCTATGATGGAACCCCCGTCGTGCGAGTATACCGTCTTGCGTTATTGACGAAATCGTAAGCTGTTTACCTGGACTGCATGTCAGGCGCTGTCCGTTTTTTGCTCGTACATCCGATATCGAGACTATGAACCTTTTTCAGTAAGGAACTTCATATGAGTGTGACATCCGTGTTGCATCCCGCCGTTGATGGATGTGTGGAATCGTGCGCCCGGTGTACTGCCGTGATCGAACTCATTACGCAGGAACAATACAGCGACCCCTGCGGTGACGTACCCGCCATCGGACCGCACTTGCGCCACTGCATTGACCATTATCGCTGTTTGTTTCGAGGGCTGGACGCAGGGACGGTTGACTACGATGCGCGGGAGCGCGACGAACGGGTCGAACGCGACCCGGAACGTTTTCGCGAGCTGAACGACGAAGTCATCGCGATGCTCGCGCGCATCGATGCGGAAGAAATTCAACGTCCGCTGCGAATCCGCCAGATGCCGTCGCCGGATGGCGAACCTACTTTTGTGTCCAGCACGTTGGAGCGGGAGTTGCTGTTTCTGTCGGGCCACACGATTCACCACCTGGCGATAGTTTCATTGATCGCCCGCATGCGTGGCGTTCATATACCCGAACGGTTGAGTGTGGCCTATTCCACGGCGGCATACCGGGCGGCGCAGTAAGACATAGGGAATCCGCGCTTTACACAAAGCGCCGGTATGCGGGGTGTAGTACATGTGCACGATTTCCGTCCATCGCGGCGAAGGATCGCTGCTCGTCACCATGAATCGCGACGAGGCGAAGACGCGCGCGGACGAACTGCCGCCGATCATTCGCGTCGAATCGGGTATCTCGTGGTTAGGGCCGGTCGACGGCAATAGCGGTGGCACGTGGATGGGCGTCAGCGAATACGGTGTGGTCGCCTGCCTGACAAACTTGTACCGTGAAAGCGACGCGACACCCCGCTCAGCAGGAAAGGCCGCCCGCAGCCGTGGCGAAATCGTCCCTTGGCTGCTCGGCCACGGAACGCTTGAATCCATACGGGCCGCTGTAATGTCTGACTTCGATCCGAAGCCTTATCCGTCGTTCACGATCCTGTTGGCCGCGCTGGATAGGGTGGAAACCTTCGAGTGGCCCGTGGATTCTCCATTTACGCATCACCCGCACACTTCCGAGTGGACCATGCTTACCTCCTCGTCGTGGAAGACCGACGAGGTGACGGCGCGGCGAAGAGACGCCTTTGACGCGTGGCGGGTAAACGGTGCACACTCTTGCGGCGCGCTTCCGGCGTTTCATGTGCTTCAGCCTGAGGGGGAGGCGGAGTGGTCGCCGCTGATGGAACGCTCGTATGCGTCCACCAGGAGTATCACGCAGGTATATTTCGATGAGGGGACAACTCACGCCGTTATGAGATACTGGCCGAGGAATGCGGTGTATCCAGGCGGGTGCGGCACGCCTCGCGAATTCTCGGTTTCCTTGTTGCCCGCGGGTTCGGCTTCGCCACGGAGGTAATTTTGGCCGATTGGCTTCAGTCCACGTTGATTTCGCTCGTCGATACGCCCGCGTTGCAGGCAGCCTTCGCAGGATTCTGTACGTTTATCCTTGAGGATCCGACGACCGTTACGTGCGGCATACTTGTCGCCGAAGGGCGAATGGCGTTTATGACCGCCCTGGTCGGGCTGACCGTTGGGATCGCCCTAGGCGACCTCGGTTTGTATGCCATAGGCCGCGCGGTGGGTCCCAATACCGTTGCATGGGGCTGGGTGACGCAAGATCGCCTGGACCGCGTGCGGCACTGGTTCGACCGCAACGTTATCCTCGCCGTATTTCTTTCGCGCTTCATTCCCGGCACCCGTTTGCCTACCTACGTGGGCGCCGGCATCTTCCAGGCGTCGGTGTGGAGGTTCCTGGGAGCAGCCGTTACGGCTTCGCTGCTCTGGACGTTCCTTCTCTTGACGGCCGTCGTCAAGCTGGGCGAAGCGGTATTGCCTCAGTTGGGAAGGTTCAAATGGCCCGTGGCGATCGCACTCATCGTCGCGATCATCCTTATGCAACGGCGCACGTCTAAACGTCTCCTCGCGGACAATGCCCCTTCCGAGGCCGTCGAACCGGTCGCGTCGCTCTTCGAATTCTGGCCGCCGTTCGTGTTCTACATCCCAGTCGGCTTCTACTACGCATGGCTGGCGCTGCGATACCGGAGTTTCACCCTGCCCACCGCCGTGAACCCGTCCATCTACTCCGGCGGGCTCATCGGCGAGTCGAAGTCACAGATTCTCTCCCTGGTGCCGAAGGAGCAGCGGAAATGGGTCGCCACGCATACGCCCTTCATGCGTCCTTCGGCGGACACTCCTTTGGAAACCGTGTTGCAGCAGGCCGAACGCGCCATGGAGGAAGCGGGGATCGCGTTTCCGGTCGTCGCCAAACCCGATACGGGGCAACGCGGCGCGGGTGTTCAACGCATCCCCAATGCCGAGGAGTTGCGCCGCTATCTACGGGAATTCCCGGCAAACACCCCCATGGTGCTTCAGGCATTGGTCGATTTGCCGCATGAGGCCGGCGTGCTCTACTACCGAAACCCGCGCGAATCCCGTGGCCATATCATGTCGGTGACCCTTAAGGAATTCCCGTTCGTAATCGGCGACGGAGTGCACACGCTTCAGGAGTTGATCCTCGCCGATCCGCGCGCCGTGTTGATCAAGGACGTGTACCTGCGCAGGCATACCGCGCAATTGGACCGCGTATTGGCCGAGGGCGAACGGTTCCGGCTTGTGTTTGCGGGAAATCACGCCCAAGGCGCGGTGTTTCGCGATGGCCGCGACTGCATTACGCCGGAACTCGAAGCGCGTATCCACGAGATTGCGTCGTCTATCCCTGAGTTCTATTTCGGCCGCTTCGACATCCGGTTCGAATCGCTCGACGCATTTGTGCGCGGCGAAGGACTGAACATCGTGGAAATCAACGGAGCGGGGGCGGAGGCCACGCATATTTGGGATGCCCGCGCGACCCTGTCCAACGCCTACAAGACTTTGTTCCGCCAATTCCGTATCCTATTTGAGATAGGCGCGGAAAACCGCCGGAGAGGACACCGGGCATTGGGGCCGGTTCGGTTGTTGCGTGATTGCTATCGCTACAGGCAGGCGTCGCGCGCGTATCCATTGACGCATTAAGCCGTGGCTCGAATCGAATAGGGACGATAACGCATGGATTCGACTGCTCGCGACGACGGAGCCGCAATCGTGGAACCCCACCCGCTAACACGGCAAGACTTAACCTGCGCGGACGAATTGAAGTCGTGCTGGAACCGTGTGGACGTGCTCACCCTTCCGCGCACCAAGACGAGTCCCTATACGGTTGGTTTTGCCGTATCGGACCGGTGTGTGGAGGCGGCGCTGCGGCTGCGTTATGAAGTATTCAACCTCGAACTCGGCGAAGGGTTTGCAACGGCTGCGGTGACCGGACTCGACCGCGACGAGTACGACGAACAAATGACGCATATCGTGTTGCTGGAAGGCGACACAAGCCGTGTCGTCGGCACGTACCGCATTCAAACGATGACCCGGGCACAGCAGGCGCGCGGTATCTACGCCGCGCAGTTCTTCGACCTCACCGATTTCGCGCCCTATATGCCCAAGACGGTTGAGCTGGGCCGCGCGTGTCTCGCGCACGATCATCGCACACTTGCCGCAATCATCACGTTGTGGATGGGCGTAGGCGGATTCGCGAACTTGTTCGACCACAACTATCTGTTCGGGTGCTGCTCGTTGACTTCGCAAGACCCCGACGACGGCTGGCGCGCACTGAAGACCATTCGCGCCCAGAACCATCTGCACGCCACCCTACGCCTGCCCGCCAAGGCGCACTGCCGGTGCGGCGATCCTTCGCGCGAAAACGATCCCGGTATCGAAGCGATTCGATTGCCGAAACTGTTCCGGACCTATCTACGGCTCGGGTGCGAGGTCATCTCCGAACCCGTTATCGACCGCGAATTCGGGACCGTCGACTTCCTCATCCTCATGAACGGCAGAGAGGTCAATTTTTCGCGGCTCGACGTTATCAAATGAGCATGCCAACGGCCACAGCCGAATCCGCGCAAAGGAAGCGGGCCTACTCCAGTCCTGTCCTTGCCGCGCTGCGCGTCGCCGGACTTATGGCAGCGAGTCTGTTCCTATTGGTGTGTTGGGCCGTACTCCGGAAAATCACTCGCGACATCAAGACGCAGAATCGCAAAGCGGCCCACTGGACCAGCCGCTGGACGCGCTGGTGCCTCGCGATAACCGGGTTCCGCGTGACGACCTCTGGGCCGCAACCCGCCGAAGGCTCCCTCGTTGCGCCCAATCACATTGGTTACGCCGATGTGCTCGCACTCGGTTCCGTGGTGCCGTGCTTCTTCGTGGCCAAGGTGGACGTCGAATCGTGGCCTTTCGTGGGTCTGCTCTTCCGTATCTCCAAGAACATCGGTGTACCGCGCCGTCGTGCACGCGCGCTCGTGGAAGTGACCAACGAAGTCGCCGAGCGCTTGCGCGGGGGAAACTCCGTCTGCGTGTTTCTCGAAGGCACCTCGACCGGCGGCGACCGTCTGCTGCCGTTCTATCCGCCGCTGGCGCAACCTGCCATCGACGCTCAGGCCCAGACCGTGCCCGTCGCCATCCGCTGGCATGCGGATGCGCCCGATATCGACGTGGCCGAAGACGTCGCCTACTGGAAAGACCACGTGTTTGGCCCGCACGCCTGGCGATTGATGGGCCTGCGCAGGATTTCCGTACACATCCAGTTTGGCGACCCCATCCCCGCCGAAGGCCACAACCGCAAGACCCTTGCGGCCGCCGCTGAATCCGCCGTCGCCGCGATGACGGGACTGCCCGTGCTTGGTCCCGAAGCAAGGCCGGAGTCGTTGACGGGGAAAGCCGATCGCGACACAGAGAGCGTACCTGGTTAAAGCCTGCGTAGCCCCGCGAGCAAGACGCAGGCTGCTCCTACCTGTCATGCTGAGCGGAAGCGAAGCATCTGGCATCA includes:
- a CDS encoding DinB family protein, whose translation is MSVTSVLHPAVDGCVESCARCTAVIELITQEQYSDPCGDVPAIGPHLRHCIDHYRCLFRGLDAGTVDYDARERDERVERDPERFRELNDEVIAMLARIDAEEIQRPLRIRQMPSPDGEPTFVSSTLERELLFLSGHTIHHLAIVSLIARMRGVHIPERLSVAYSTAAYRAAQ
- a CDS encoding NRDE family protein, whose protein sequence is MCTISVHRGEGSLLVTMNRDEAKTRADELPPIIRVESGISWLGPVDGNSGGTWMGVSEYGVVACLTNLYRESDATPRSAGKAARSRGEIVPWLLGHGTLESIRAAVMSDFDPKPYPSFTILLAALDRVETFEWPVDSPFTHHPHTSEWTMLTSSSWKTDEVTARRRDAFDAWRVNGAHSCGALPAFHVLQPEGEAEWSPLMERSYASTRSITQVYFDEGTTHAVMRYWPRNAVYPGGCGTPREFSVSLLPAGSASPRR
- a CDS encoding VTT domain-containing protein, with amino-acid sequence MADWLQSTLISLVDTPALQAAFAGFCTFILEDPTTVTCGILVAEGRMAFMTALVGLTVGIALGDLGLYAIGRAVGPNTVAWGWVTQDRLDRVRHWFDRNVILAVFLSRFIPGTRLPTYVGAGIFQASVWRFLGAAVTASLLWTFLLLTAVVKLGEAVLPQLGRFKWPVAIALIVAIILMQRRTSKRLLADNAPSEAVEPVASLFEFWPPFVFYIPVGFYYAWLALRYRSFTLPTAVNPSIYSGGLIGESKSQILSLVPKEQRKWVATHTPFMRPSADTPLETVLQQAERAMEEAGIAFPVVAKPDTGQRGAGVQRIPNAEELRRYLREFPANTPMVLQALVDLPHEAGVLYYRNPRESRGHIMSVTLKEFPFVIGDGVHTLQELILADPRAVLIKDVYLRRHTAQLDRVLAEGERFRLVFAGNHAQGAVFRDGRDCITPELEARIHEIASSIPEFYFGRFDIRFESLDAFVRGEGLNIVEINGAGAEATHIWDARATLSNAYKTLFRQFRILFEIGAENRRRGHRALGPVRLLRDCYRYRQASRAYPLTH
- a CDS encoding 1-acyl-sn-glycerol-3-phosphate acyltransferase produces the protein MSMPTATAESAQRKRAYSSPVLAALRVAGLMAASLFLLVCWAVLRKITRDIKTQNRKAAHWTSRWTRWCLAITGFRVTTSGPQPAEGSLVAPNHIGYADVLALGSVVPCFFVAKVDVESWPFVGLLFRISKNIGVPRRRARALVEVTNEVAERLRGGNSVCVFLEGTSTGGDRLLPFYPPLAQPAIDAQAQTVPVAIRWHADAPDIDVAEDVAYWKDHVFGPHAWRLMGLRRISVHIQFGDPIPAEGHNRKTLAAAAESAVAAMTGLPVLGPEARPESLTGKADRDTESVPG
- a CDS encoding GNAT family N-acetyltransferase, which translates into the protein MDSTARDDGAAIVEPHPLTRQDLTCADELKSCWNRVDVLTLPRTKTSPYTVGFAVSDRCVEAALRLRYEVFNLELGEGFATAAVTGLDRDEYDEQMTHIVLLEGDTSRVVGTYRIQTMTRAQQARGIYAAQFFDLTDFAPYMPKTVELGRACLAHDHRTLAAIITLWMGVGGFANLFDHNYLFGCCSLTSQDPDDGWRALKTIRAQNHLHATLRLPAKAHCRCGDPSRENDPGIEAIRLPKLFRTYLRLGCEVISEPVIDREFGTVDFLILMNGREVNFSRLDVIK